The Thermogemmatispora onikobensis genome has a segment encoding these proteins:
- a CDS encoding SDR family oxidoreductase — protein sequence LGRWGQADDVVAAALFLTSPAASFITGQVLIVDGGEVIGAF from the coding sequence CACTGGGACGCTGGGGACAGGCGGACGATGTCGTGGCGGCAGCGTTGTTTCTGACTTCGCCCGCCGCCTCTTTTATCACGGGACAAGTCTTGATCGTCGATGGCGGCGAGGTGATCGGCGCGTTTTAG